A window of the Brassica napus cultivar Da-Ae chromosome C5, Da-Ae, whole genome shotgun sequence genome harbors these coding sequences:
- the LOC106386897 gene encoding two-component response regulator-like PRR1 isoform X1: MASSLPQFYADFTFSGNTSSQFHGSSSCPDVSALSNYYDDGYLPFNASSIRESTFYPQVFGTSDAPMQEYNYYYQKMGVNNATQYFHGGDQEYYGFSPEIKPFGEQSWGSSEGGIQAEQTTKVGRYSVEERKERIMRYLKKKNQRNFNKTIKYVCRKTLADRRVRVRGRFARNNDTCEQQSHMSKTHNNNSEKEEDIFSGSDDYLIQQMENDDGWLNEAMSNMISFPCELDAPGDDHNPSTWSF, encoded by the exons ATGGCATCATCTCTTCCTCAGTTCTACGCCGATTTCACATTTTCCGGCAACACTTCTTCACAGTTTCACGGCTCTTCTTCATGTCCTGACGTCTCAGCTCTATCCAATTACTATGACGACGGTTACCTCCCCTTCAACGCATCTTCTATCCGAGAATCCACATTTTATCCCCAAGTTTTTGGAACTTCTGACGCTCCTATGCAGGAGTACAACTATTATTACCAGAAAATGGGTGTGAACAATGCCACACAATATTTTCATGGTGGTGATCAAGAATACTACGGCTTTTCACCAGAGATCAAGCCCTTTGGAGAGCAATCTTGG GGATCTAGTGAAGGAGGCATACAAGCTGAGCAGACCACAAAAGTGGGACGCTATTCGGTTGAAGAACGTAAAGAGAGAATCATGAGGTACTTGAAAAAGAAGAACCAACGCAACTTCAATAAGACCATCAag TATGTATGCCGTAAAACCCTAGCTGACCGGCGTGTTCGTGTTCGAGGACGATTTGCTAGAAACAATGACACATGTGAACAACAATCTCACATGTCTAAAACTCACAACAACAAttctgaaaaagaagaagatatatttTCTGGATCCGACGACTATCTAATCCAG CAGATGGAAAACGATGATGGATGGCTTAACGAAGCAATGTCTAATATGATTTCTTTTCCTTGTGAATTGGACGCTCCTGGAGATGATCATAATCCAAGCACATGGAGCTTCTGA
- the LOC106386897 gene encoding uncharacterized protein LOC106386897 isoform X2 yields MASSLPQFYADFTFSGNTSSQFHGSSSCPDVSALSNYYDDGYLPFNASSIRESTFYPQVFGTSDAPMQEYNYYYQKMGVNNATQYFHGGDQEYYGFSPEIKPFGEQSWGSSEGGIQAEQTTKVGRYSVEERKERIMRYLKKKNQRNFNKTIKYVCRKTLADRRVRVRGRFARNNDTCEQQSHMSKTHNNNSEKEEDIFSGSDDYLIQMENDDGWLNEAMSNMISFPCELDAPGDDHNPSTWSF; encoded by the exons ATGGCATCATCTCTTCCTCAGTTCTACGCCGATTTCACATTTTCCGGCAACACTTCTTCACAGTTTCACGGCTCTTCTTCATGTCCTGACGTCTCAGCTCTATCCAATTACTATGACGACGGTTACCTCCCCTTCAACGCATCTTCTATCCGAGAATCCACATTTTATCCCCAAGTTTTTGGAACTTCTGACGCTCCTATGCAGGAGTACAACTATTATTACCAGAAAATGGGTGTGAACAATGCCACACAATATTTTCATGGTGGTGATCAAGAATACTACGGCTTTTCACCAGAGATCAAGCCCTTTGGAGAGCAATCTTGG GGATCTAGTGAAGGAGGCATACAAGCTGAGCAGACCACAAAAGTGGGACGCTATTCGGTTGAAGAACGTAAAGAGAGAATCATGAGGTACTTGAAAAAGAAGAACCAACGCAACTTCAATAAGACCATCAag TATGTATGCCGTAAAACCCTAGCTGACCGGCGTGTTCGTGTTCGAGGACGATTTGCTAGAAACAATGACACATGTGAACAACAATCTCACATGTCTAAAACTCACAACAACAAttctgaaaaagaagaagatatatttTCTGGATCCGACGACTATCTAATCCAG ATGGAAAACGATGATGGATGGCTTAACGAAGCAATGTCTAATATGATTTCTTTTCCTTGTGAATTGGACGCTCCTGGAGATGATCATAATCCAAGCACATGGAGCTTCTGA